From the Theobroma cacao cultivar B97-61/B2 chromosome 2, Criollo_cocoa_genome_V2, whole genome shotgun sequence genome, one window contains:
- the LOC18608874 gene encoding uncharacterized protein LOC18608874, whose translation MTAPNMETITASLERSLQNCSLNHERRSSRSGGGGEQGIIRRSSTSDDNNLPTTVSDTSLELNSHLSLPYHWEQCLDLKTGEIYYINWRDGMKAKEDPRTAAEYSGDFYSEEEEEEDDDDSSYDSEESSSESSPSSRERAHYNNHHRVEKDKDNVLVVAGCKSCLMYFMVPKQVEDCPKCNGQLLHFDRSGSSSP comes from the exons ATGACAGCACCAAACATGGAAACGATCACAGCATCTTTGGAAAGGTCTTTGCAGAACTGTTCTTTGAACCACGAAAGAAGAAGCAGCAGAAGCGGAGGTGGCGGTGAACAAGGAATAATACGGCGGTCTTCGACATCGGATGATAACAACCTTCCAACCACCGTTTCTGACACTAGCTTGGAGCTCAACTCCCATCTCTCTCTTCCTTACCATTGGGAACAATGCCTTGATCTAAAG ACAGGGGAGATTTACTACATAAACTGGAGGGACGGAATGAAAGCAAAGGAAGATCCAAGGACAGCAGCTGAGTACAGCGGAGATTTCTATtcagaagaagaggaagaagaagacgaTGATGATAGCTCCTATGACAGTGAGGAGTCATCATCGGAGTCATCTCCTTCTTCAAGAGAGAGAGCGCATTACAACAACCATCATCGGGTAGAGAAAGACAAAGACAATGTCTTGGTTGTAGCTGGTTGCAAGAGCTGTCTTATGTATTTCATGGTCCCCAAGCAAGTTGAAGATTGCCCCAAATGTAATGGTCAACTTCTTCACTTTGATCGATCCGGAAGTAGCTCTCCATGA